A DNA window from Anaerolineales bacterium contains the following coding sequences:
- a CDS encoding SRPBCC family protein translates to MNIEHGVEISKPPELVFPWISDPDKAMQWQKNVKGGEILVETPDKIGTTFKETIEEDGNELEMHGSITEYVEGKLIGFHIESRIHTFVVRYLVKEIEGGSEVSTEINIRWKFPMNVMSLFIGKKMEATLLEGIETEFRALKQICEME, encoded by the coding sequence ATGAATATCGAACACGGGGTCGAGATATCGAAGCCTCCAGAGCTGGTCTTTCCATGGATCTCGGATCCGGACAAGGCCATGCAGTGGCAGAAAAATGTAAAGGGTGGGGAGATCCTCGTCGAAACGCCGGACAAGATAGGGACGACGTTCAAAGAGACTATCGAAGAGGATGGCAACGAGCTTGAAATGCACGGCAGCATTACAGAATACGTCGAAGGTAAGCTCATAGGATTCCACATCGAGAGCAGGATACATACGTTCGTTGTACGTTATTTGGTCAAGGAGATCGAAGGGGGAAGCGAGGTATCGACGGAAATTAATATTCGCTGGAAGTTTCCCATGAACGTTATGAGTCTGTTCATCGGTAAGAAAATGGAAGCGACTCTGCTCGAAGGTATAGAAACGGAATTTCGGGCGTTAAAGCAGATTTGTGAGATGGAATGA
- a CDS encoding GNAT family N-acetyltransferase: MIGRATLDDIPEIAKIIVEFQAEKDTSQDPEAISLEADAQLRDCLEDSQKRSVFVARGANGEALGYLVVHWIPFPAVHGLEGYISDLIVGSQARGRGLGRALLQSAEEEARSRGAHRLMLNNRRSAESYARQFYAKNGFSERVGFSNFIKQL; the protein is encoded by the coding sequence ATGATCGGTAGAGCCACGCTGGATGATATTCCGGAGATCGCCAAAATCATCGTCGAATTCCAGGCGGAGAAAGACACATCCCAGGATCCGGAGGCGATTTCACTTGAGGCAGATGCGCAGCTTAGGGACTGCCTTGAGGACTCTCAAAAGCGAAGTGTATTTGTCGCACGAGGGGCAAACGGCGAAGCCCTCGGGTATCTCGTCGTCCACTGGATCCCCTTTCCGGCGGTTCATGGACTGGAAGGGTACATCTCGGATTTGATCGTCGGCTCACAAGCTCGCGGCCGGGGATTGGGCCGGGCGCTGCTGCAATCTGCGGAGGAAGAGGCCAGATCCAGAGGCGCTCATCGTCTGATGCTCAACAACCGCCGAAGCGCCGAATCCTACGCCCGGCAGTTCTACGCCAAGAACGGCTTTTCCGAACGTGTCGGCTTTTCTAATTTCATTAAGCAATTGTGA